In the genome of Myxococcus stipitatus, one region contains:
- a CDS encoding TonB-dependent receptor, whose product MLCGAGAFAQGVSVITGTVISADDKRPLADVVVTATSPKLQGEQVVVSDTSGLYRLAQLPPGTYTLRVERDGYEPFVRADIVLRVDRTIRVNIQLLPSNFGEEISISAAPPTVDVASSTQGMSVDADFLRNIAVIRPGTKGSASRSFESLAELAPGATEDRYGVSVSGSSSPESQYVVDGLSVNDPSVGTLGTPLSVEFVQEVNVITGGYMPEFGRSTGGVLNVVTKSGSNEFHGSVFANMAPGGLQRNGTVVRQEGTVISAQGQPWNQGDFGVELGGPILKDKLWFFVGVAPSFNRIRVDRQVSKLEFCTEVDPSIGCNSVGQRRRDPETGFGLVTPIDGTRVTRFADERSVQYLGKLTYLFNPDHNLSVSVFGTPRWSGGNGKYSFSDDGDPEVCVGLSCTGFVQGNYGAIATQRANSAMDIVAKQSSAFFGKKLLIDATVGWHHQEDDTLPSDGSGILTGRGLSAEPNLAWRRTRNPGPHSITEFEALPDPSVCGATPAEQSRNCPVTSYATGGPGTISVQELDRVQGKVMATSLFQALGHHIVKVGFDAERMSFYNNRARTGGSPWQECTGGDCWYTLNEYGYMAGPDQPVFLASKEGTSTSMTVGGFIQDSWSIMDKVTLNAGLRYDTQTLWGLDDKVGLHLPNQWSPRVGVVYDFTQQGRSKLFVNYARFFENVPLDMADLSFPQQQLLSATYNAPACNPSNRESRLTDCVGSANRVRIGSRESPDQAWNAQGGDRVPVDPDIRAQSADEFMVGGEYEVLLGRVGLTYTRRVLNDVIEDMSRDDGNTFFLGNPGKGYSKDFPEAKREYDAVNVYYQKIFSDGWLAQASYTWSQLRGNYSGLFRADTGQLSPNLTRDFDLVSLTTNRDGALPGDRAHSLKVFGAREFMVSRSTSVNIGGGYRSRSGTPLNYLGAHPRRSGSETFILPRGSAGRLPWVHNIDTHVGLSQKLSNDYTLSVSLDVFNLFNFQQYTAVDQTLTFTRVYAIEQGGKPEDLTACLTANNPDCKVISTATNQPILPSDINPNFKRPTAYQAPRSVRLGAKLSF is encoded by the coding sequence TTGCTCTGTGGCGCGGGGGCATTCGCGCAGGGCGTCTCCGTCATCACCGGCACCGTCATCAGCGCGGATGACAAGCGGCCGTTGGCGGACGTGGTCGTCACGGCGACTTCACCGAAGCTCCAGGGCGAGCAGGTGGTCGTCTCGGACACGAGCGGCCTGTACCGGCTCGCGCAGCTGCCTCCCGGCACGTACACGTTGCGCGTGGAGCGCGACGGCTATGAGCCCTTCGTGCGCGCGGACATCGTGCTGCGGGTGGACCGCACCATCCGGGTCAACATCCAGCTGTTGCCCTCGAACTTCGGCGAGGAGATATCCATCAGCGCCGCGCCGCCCACGGTGGACGTCGCGTCCAGCACGCAGGGCATGAGCGTGGACGCGGACTTCCTGCGCAACATCGCGGTCATCCGCCCTGGGACGAAGGGCTCCGCGTCGCGCTCCTTCGAGTCGCTGGCGGAGCTGGCCCCGGGCGCAACGGAGGACCGCTATGGCGTGAGCGTGAGCGGCAGCAGCTCGCCGGAGAGCCAGTACGTGGTGGATGGCCTGTCCGTGAACGACCCGAGCGTCGGCACGCTGGGCACGCCGCTGTCGGTGGAGTTCGTGCAGGAGGTCAACGTCATCACCGGTGGCTACATGCCGGAGTTCGGCCGCTCCACGGGCGGCGTGCTGAACGTCGTCACGAAGTCGGGCTCCAACGAGTTCCACGGCTCCGTCTTCGCCAACATGGCGCCGGGGGGGCTGCAGCGCAACGGCACGGTGGTCCGTCAGGAGGGCACCGTCATCTCCGCGCAGGGGCAGCCGTGGAACCAGGGTGACTTCGGCGTCGAGCTGGGTGGCCCCATCCTCAAGGACAAGCTCTGGTTCTTCGTCGGCGTGGCGCCGTCGTTCAACCGCATCCGCGTGGACCGTCAGGTGAGCAAGCTGGAGTTCTGCACGGAGGTGGACCCGTCCATCGGCTGCAACTCCGTGGGCCAGCGCCGCAGGGACCCGGAGACGGGCTTCGGCCTGGTGACGCCCATCGACGGCACCCGCGTCACGCGCTTCGCCGACGAGCGCAGCGTGCAGTACCTGGGCAAGCTGACGTACCTCTTCAACCCGGACCACAACCTGTCGGTGTCCGTCTTCGGCACGCCGCGCTGGTCGGGTGGCAACGGGAAGTATTCCTTCAGCGATGACGGTGACCCGGAGGTCTGCGTGGGCCTGTCCTGCACCGGCTTCGTGCAGGGCAACTACGGCGCCATCGCCACCCAGCGCGCCAACTCCGCGATGGATATCGTCGCCAAGCAGTCCTCCGCGTTCTTCGGCAAGAAGCTCCTCATCGACGCGACGGTGGGCTGGCACCACCAGGAGGACGACACGCTGCCCTCGGACGGCTCCGGCATCCTCACCGGTCGCGGCCTGTCCGCCGAGCCCAACCTCGCCTGGCGCCGCACGCGCAACCCGGGGCCGCACTCCATCACCGAGTTCGAGGCCCTGCCGGACCCGTCCGTCTGTGGCGCGACGCCCGCAGAGCAGTCCCGCAACTGTCCCGTCACGTCCTACGCCACCGGTGGTCCTGGCACCATCAGCGTGCAGGAGCTGGACCGCGTGCAGGGCAAGGTGATGGCCACCTCGCTGTTCCAGGCGCTGGGTCACCACATCGTCAAGGTGGGCTTCGACGCGGAGCGGATGAGCTTCTACAACAACCGCGCGCGCACGGGCGGCTCGCCCTGGCAGGAGTGCACCGGTGGCGACTGCTGGTACACCCTCAACGAGTACGGCTACATGGCCGGGCCGGACCAGCCGGTGTTCCTGGCCAGCAAGGAAGGCACGTCCACGTCGATGACGGTGGGCGGCTTCATCCAGGACAGCTGGTCCATCATGGACAAGGTGACGCTCAACGCGGGTCTGCGCTACGACACGCAGACGCTGTGGGGCCTGGACGACAAGGTGGGCCTGCACCTGCCCAACCAGTGGTCGCCTCGCGTGGGCGTCGTCTATGACTTCACCCAGCAGGGCCGCTCCAAGCTGTTCGTCAACTATGCGCGCTTCTTCGAGAACGTGCCGCTCGACATGGCGGACCTGTCCTTCCCGCAGCAGCAGCTCCTGTCGGCCACGTACAACGCGCCGGCGTGCAACCCGAGCAACCGTGAATCACGGCTGACGGACTGCGTGGGCAGCGCCAACCGCGTGCGCATCGGCAGCCGGGAGAGCCCGGACCAGGCCTGGAACGCGCAGGGTGGAGACCGCGTGCCGGTGGACCCCGACATCCGCGCCCAGTCCGCGGACGAGTTCATGGTGGGTGGCGAGTACGAGGTGCTGCTGGGCCGCGTGGGCCTGACGTACACGCGCCGCGTCCTCAACGACGTCATCGAGGACATGAGCCGCGATGACGGCAACACCTTCTTCCTGGGCAACCCGGGCAAGGGGTACTCGAAGGACTTCCCGGAGGCGAAGCGCGAGTACGACGCGGTCAACGTCTACTACCAGAAGATCTTCTCGGACGGATGGCTGGCCCAGGCCAGCTACACCTGGTCGCAGCTGCGCGGGAACTACTCGGGTCTGTTCCGCGCGGACACGGGCCAGCTGTCGCCCAACCTCACGCGCGACTTCGACCTGGTGTCGCTCACCACCAACCGCGATGGCGCGCTGCCGGGTGACCGCGCGCACTCCCTCAAGGTGTTCGGCGCGCGTGAGTTCATGGTGTCGCGCTCCACCAGCGTGAACATCGGTGGTGGCTATCGCAGCCGTTCCGGCACGCCGCTCAACTACCTGGGCGCGCACCCGCGCCGCAGCGGCTCCGAGACGTTCATCCTCCCGCGCGGCAGCGCCGGCCGCTTGCCCTGGGTGCACAACATCGACACCCACGTGGGCCTGAGCCAGAAGCTCTCCAATGACTACACGCTGAGCGTGTCGCTGGATGTCTTCAACCTCTTCAACTTCCAGCAGTACACGGCGGTGGACCAGACGCTGACCTTCACGCGTGTCTATGCCATCGAGCAGGGTGGAAAGCCCGAGGACCTGACCGCGTGCCTCACGGCCAACAACCCGGACTGCAAGGTCATCTCCACGGCGACGAACCAGCCCATCCTCCCGTCGGACATCAACCCCAACTTCAAGCGGCCCACGGCCTATCAGGCCCCGCGCTCCGTCCGTCTGGGCGCGAAGCTCAGCTTCTAG
- a CDS encoding Gfo/Idh/MocA family oxidoreductase codes for MGQSSLPERIRVGVIGANPTGGWAAFTHLPALQSLPGYRITAVSTTKQETANEAARRFDVPHAFASAEPLVEHPEVDLVVVSVRAPEHAKLVRLALAAGKHVFCEWPLGVSLEETTELAALARKAKVRTVIGLQRRLAPGVLYLRDLLQEGYVGRVRSVSLQVSTPLLGERRPKSYEYTADATKGANVLVTMTAHFLDTVLAAVGGLSSVSALVARQFERVTLVETGEVIPVTAPDQVLLNGTLASGAVLSAHIEAGKRNGGVIGCTITGTEGDLSLSQDLTVSGAKGDNTPLAPLPTPERYLWSPKGTLGEDAYQVAQLHAAFARDVRDGTSLAPGFEDAVKLHRLMETFEEVSTSGVRRAL; via the coding sequence ATGGGCCAGTCGAGCTTGCCGGAGCGGATTCGGGTCGGAGTCATTGGAGCGAACCCCACGGGGGGCTGGGCCGCCTTCACGCACCTGCCCGCGCTCCAGTCGCTGCCGGGGTATCGAATCACGGCGGTCAGCACCACGAAGCAGGAGACCGCGAACGAGGCGGCGCGCCGCTTCGACGTCCCGCACGCCTTCGCCAGCGCGGAGCCCCTGGTGGAGCATCCCGAGGTGGACCTCGTGGTGGTGTCGGTGCGCGCCCCCGAGCACGCGAAGCTGGTGCGCCTGGCGCTCGCCGCGGGGAAGCACGTGTTCTGCGAGTGGCCGCTGGGGGTCTCGCTCGAGGAGACGACGGAGCTGGCGGCCCTCGCGCGAAAGGCGAAGGTGCGCACGGTCATCGGGCTCCAGCGGCGGCTCGCCCCCGGCGTGCTCTACCTGCGCGACCTGCTCCAGGAGGGCTACGTGGGGCGGGTGCGCTCGGTGTCGCTCCAGGTGTCCACGCCGCTCCTGGGTGAGCGCAGGCCCAAGTCCTACGAGTACACGGCGGACGCGACGAAGGGGGCCAATGTGCTGGTGACGATGACGGCGCACTTCCTCGACACGGTGCTCGCGGCGGTGGGCGGCTTGAGCAGCGTGTCCGCGCTGGTGGCTCGGCAGTTCGAGCGGGTGACGTTGGTCGAGACAGGAGAGGTCATCCCCGTCACCGCGCCGGACCAGGTGCTGCTGAACGGAACCCTGGCGAGTGGCGCCGTGCTGTCCGCGCACATCGAGGCGGGCAAGCGCAACGGCGGCGTCATCGGCTGCACCATCACCGGCACCGAGGGCGACCTCTCCCTGTCCCAGGACCTCACCGTGTCCGGCGCGAAGGGGGACAACACGCCGCTGGCTCCGCTGCCCACTCCGGAGCGCTACCTCTGGAGCCCGAAGGGCACGCTGGGCGAGGACGCGTACCAGGTGGCGCAGCTGCACGCCGCCTTCGCGCGAGACGTGCGCGACGGCACCTCGCTGGCCCCTGGCTTCGAGGACGCGGTGAAGCTGCACCGGCTGATGGAGACCTTCGAGGAGGTCTCCACGTCCGGGGTGCGTCGGGCGCTGTAG
- a CDS encoding DUF3943 domain-containing protein codes for MLRWGRPLLMLLFALATSPARAEEQDYPADAPVEARDSPPRRPWLALAEVTAINLVVWTYDVSIGNKEWARISVDSWKKNLETGFVWDGDAFSTNQFAHPYHGSLYYTAARDNGIPYPGAFAFSLLGSAQWELFAETEPPSFNDLINTSLGGTAMGEALYRLSSVVLDTETSGRERAVREVAAGVLSPMRGINRLLRGDTFRIEPTPDDWKRHDVMTWATAGYLTLGDGELLKGGKDQFFAQVSLRYGDAFRDPIRRPFDAFEGHIQFTTRESSLVSHARLSGLLAVSTLVSTPKDELRVGLFQRLNYVDTLAYEVGGQSFDVGMMYLRQFSPTARLKTYFALEAGILSGVSSEHSGEGNRDYDYGSGVGAEVRVTYAFDGWDVLTLEGGTNHIAVLDGSGGSHKVHTGQLMMDVPVRGRVGLGTEINYFQRNSRFVGYPSVRKSTYELRFFISLH; via the coding sequence GTGCTCCGATGGGGCAGGCCGCTGCTGATGCTGTTGTTCGCCCTGGCCACCTCACCGGCCCGGGCGGAGGAGCAGGACTACCCGGCGGACGCGCCCGTCGAGGCGCGTGACTCACCCCCGCGCCGTCCGTGGCTCGCGCTGGCGGAGGTCACCGCCATCAACCTGGTGGTGTGGACCTACGACGTCAGCATCGGCAACAAGGAGTGGGCGCGCATCAGCGTGGACTCCTGGAAGAAGAACCTGGAGACGGGCTTCGTCTGGGACGGCGACGCCTTCTCCACCAACCAGTTCGCGCACCCCTACCACGGCAGCCTCTACTACACGGCCGCGCGCGACAACGGCATCCCCTACCCCGGCGCCTTCGCCTTCTCGCTGCTGGGCAGCGCCCAGTGGGAGCTCTTCGCGGAGACCGAGCCGCCCTCCTTCAACGACCTCATCAACACCTCGCTGGGCGGCACCGCCATGGGCGAGGCGCTCTACCGGCTGTCCTCCGTCGTGCTCGACACGGAGACGTCCGGGAGGGAGCGCGCCGTGCGCGAGGTGGCCGCGGGCGTGCTCAGCCCCATGCGCGGCATCAACCGGCTCTTGCGCGGCGACACGTTCCGCATCGAGCCCACCCCCGACGACTGGAAGCGCCACGACGTCATGACCTGGGCCACCGCCGGCTACCTGACGCTGGGCGATGGCGAGCTGCTCAAGGGCGGCAAGGACCAGTTCTTCGCCCAGGTCTCCCTGCGCTACGGCGACGCGTTCCGGGACCCCATCCGCCGCCCGTTCGACGCCTTCGAGGGACACATCCAGTTCACCACCCGCGAGAGCAGCCTCGTCAGCCACGCGCGGCTGTCGGGCCTGCTCGCGGTGAGCACGCTGGTGAGCACGCCGAAGGACGAGCTGCGCGTGGGCCTCTTCCAGCGGCTCAACTATGTGGACACCCTGGCGTATGAGGTCGGCGGGCAGTCCTTCGACGTGGGGATGATGTACCTGCGCCAGTTCTCGCCCACGGCCCGCTTGAAGACCTACTTCGCGCTGGAGGCGGGCATCCTCTCCGGCGTCTCGTCGGAGCACAGCGGCGAGGGCAATCGCGACTACGACTACGGCTCCGGCGTGGGCGCCGAGGTGCGCGTCACGTATGCGTTCGACGGCTGGGATGTCCTCACGCTCGAGGGCGGCACGAACCACATCGCGGTGCTGGACGGCTCGGGCGGCTCCCACAAGGTCCACACCGGACAGCTCATGATGGATGTGCCCGTGCGCGGCCGCGTCGGACTGGGCACGGAGATCAACTACTTCCAGCGCAACAGCCGCTTCGTGGGCTACCCCAGCGTGCGCAAGAGCACCTACGAGCTGCGCTTCTTCATCTCCCTGCACTGA
- a CDS encoding DUF547 domain-containing protein, translating into MDAPLPSRRRFLVPIVLLAALGALGVLHVRGMLPASVPSADKPFHYHDYAQVLRHVRADGDVDFSSIGRERADLDRFIESLASFSPHLREDVFPTSEDALAFWLNTYNALVLQQVIDGYPYLESVEQPWLGRFFWGRSWRVGGRRMTLWSLRHRILMGEFADPRVHLALFQATRGGPRMEGSHFQPEFLDAQLNEACRRFVGDKRNVRLDRGTLHLAKLFDTYREDFLAALPEGRRGNVLQFVWAFLPDTCEERPGCDTRADLDLACGPKLDRCKVVFEPEDTSLPDAAARAARTER; encoded by the coding sequence GTGGACGCCCCTCTGCCCTCACGTCGCCGGTTCCTGGTTCCCATCGTGCTGCTCGCGGCGCTGGGAGCGCTGGGCGTGCTGCACGTCCGCGGCATGTTGCCCGCGTCGGTGCCGTCGGCAGACAAGCCCTTCCACTACCACGACTACGCCCAGGTGCTGCGGCACGTGCGGGCGGATGGGGACGTGGACTTCTCGTCCATCGGGCGGGAGCGCGCGGACCTGGACCGGTTCATCGAGTCGCTCGCGTCCTTCTCCCCTCACCTGCGCGAGGACGTCTTCCCCACGTCGGAGGACGCGCTGGCGTTCTGGCTCAACACCTACAACGCGCTCGTGCTCCAGCAGGTCATCGACGGGTATCCCTATCTGGAGAGCGTGGAGCAGCCGTGGCTGGGGCGGTTCTTCTGGGGCCGCTCGTGGCGGGTGGGCGGCCGGAGGATGACGCTGTGGTCGCTGCGCCACCGCATCCTCATGGGTGAGTTCGCCGACCCGCGCGTCCACCTGGCGCTCTTCCAGGCCACGCGAGGCGGCCCGCGCATGGAGGGCTCCCACTTCCAGCCGGAGTTCCTGGACGCGCAGCTCAACGAGGCGTGCCGCCGCTTCGTGGGCGACAAGCGCAACGTGCGGCTGGACCGAGGCACCCTGCACCTGGCGAAGCTCTTCGACACCTACCGCGAGGACTTCCTGGCCGCGCTGCCGGAAGGACGCCGCGGCAACGTGCTCCAGTTCGTCTGGGCCTTCCTGCCGGACACCTGCGAGGAGCGGCCGGGCTGCGACACCCGCGCGGACCTGGACCTGGCCTGCGGCCCCAAGCTGGACCGCTGCAAGGTCGTCTTCGAGCCGGAAGACACCTCGCTCCCGGACGCCGCCGCCCGCGCCGCGCGCACCGAGCGCTGA
- a CDS encoding LLM class flavin-dependent oxidoreductase translates to MQHPKERWTQPDPVHHLIRETLEQARLADEMGYGVWWQVEHHAAGEFSHSSAPEVMLTAIATGAKRMHVGHAAALAPSRFNHPIRLAERSAFIDHLSNGRFQLGMARSTIPEWRVFNIEPDSTRAQMQQAFETIPKMWTQEKFSWDAPDFRVKDVNIVPKPYRKPHPPLWQACSSPASFEQAGRNGVGALGVTLWASREQVAEMIHIYREAIQKRCEPVGAFVNDQVAFFTFVHCARTEREAMENGAAKAAAWYTNGSFTFFEAKEHFIQSAAELEALAKDPAGGGLTGQYLRGKDPNAPQSRAQRLLGRVMSGEAVPDEQVWEVLSEQDSLIVGTQDQVRQGLKRYESLGIDALMSFHQVGALSHESVLQSIRLTGELIPEFKSPAPP, encoded by the coding sequence ATGCAACACCCGAAAGAGCGGTGGACCCAGCCAGACCCCGTGCATCACCTCATCCGTGAGACGTTGGAGCAGGCCCGGCTGGCGGATGAGATGGGCTACGGCGTCTGGTGGCAGGTGGAGCACCACGCGGCGGGGGAGTTCAGCCACAGCTCCGCGCCGGAGGTCATGCTCACCGCCATCGCGACGGGCGCCAAGCGGATGCACGTGGGCCACGCGGCGGCGCTCGCCCCCTCGCGCTTCAACCATCCCATCCGTCTCGCGGAGCGCTCCGCGTTCATCGACCACCTCAGCAACGGCCGGTTCCAGCTGGGCATGGCGCGCAGCACCATCCCGGAGTGGCGCGTCTTCAACATCGAGCCGGACTCCACCCGCGCGCAGATGCAGCAGGCCTTCGAGACCATTCCGAAGATGTGGACGCAGGAGAAGTTCTCCTGGGATGCGCCGGACTTCCGCGTCAAGGACGTCAACATCGTCCCCAAGCCCTACCGCAAGCCGCATCCGCCGCTGTGGCAGGCGTGCTCCAGCCCCGCGTCCTTCGAGCAGGCCGGGCGCAACGGCGTGGGCGCGCTGGGCGTGACGCTGTGGGCGTCTCGCGAGCAGGTGGCGGAGATGATCCACATCTACCGCGAGGCCATCCAGAAGCGCTGCGAGCCGGTGGGCGCGTTCGTCAACGACCAGGTGGCCTTCTTCACCTTCGTCCACTGCGCGCGCACGGAGCGCGAGGCCATGGAGAACGGCGCGGCGAAGGCCGCGGCCTGGTACACGAACGGCTCCTTCACCTTCTTCGAGGCCAAGGAGCACTTCATCCAGTCGGCCGCGGAGCTGGAGGCACTCGCCAAGGACCCCGCGGGCGGCGGACTCACGGGCCAGTACCTGCGCGGCAAGGACCCCAACGCGCCTCAGTCCCGCGCGCAGCGCCTGCTGGGCCGGGTCATGTCCGGCGAGGCCGTCCCCGACGAGCAGGTCTGGGAGGTGCTGAGCGAGCAGGACTCGCTCATCGTCGGCACACAGGACCAGGTGCGGCAGGGCCTCAAGCGCTACGAGTCGCTGGGCATCGACGCGCTGATGTCCTTCCACCAGGTGGGCGCGCTCTCGCACGAGTCCGTGCTCCAGAGCATCCGCCTCACCGGGGAGCTCATTCCCGAGTTCAAGTCGCCTGCCCCTCCCTGA
- a CDS encoding TetR/AcrR family transcriptional regulator has product MPRPSVRDRLLAAGLETLRTQGFNGCGVQDITDAAGVPKGSFYNHFDSKEALGAAVVDQYMRVGEERLAPLHDTSLTPLRRLRTYFAAQVDMLVETKFECGCLLANFAAELADHSPLIRERVAASFAEWARRIEDVLREAQAAGEVAADVSPDMLATFLLSAWEGAVLRARVEKARAPLDGFLWLAFDRALSQGAPGCTR; this is encoded by the coding sequence ATGCCGAGACCTAGCGTTCGCGACAGGTTGCTCGCCGCCGGTCTGGAGACGCTGCGCACGCAGGGCTTCAACGGCTGCGGCGTCCAGGACATCACCGACGCGGCGGGAGTGCCGAAGGGGTCTTTCTACAACCACTTCGACAGCAAGGAAGCGCTGGGCGCGGCGGTGGTGGACCAGTACATGCGCGTCGGTGAAGAGCGCCTCGCCCCGCTCCACGACACCTCGCTGACGCCGCTGCGCCGGCTGCGCACGTACTTCGCCGCGCAGGTGGACATGCTCGTCGAGACGAAGTTCGAGTGTGGCTGCCTCCTGGCGAACTTCGCCGCGGAGCTGGCCGACCACAGCCCCCTCATCCGCGAGCGCGTGGCGGCCTCCTTCGCCGAGTGGGCTCGCCGCATCGAGGACGTGCTGCGCGAGGCCCAGGCCGCGGGCGAGGTGGCCGCGGATGTCTCGCCGGACATGCTCGCCACGTTCCTGCTGAGCGCCTGGGAGGGCGCCGTGCTGCGCGCCCGCGTGGAGAAGGCGAGAGCGCCGCTGGATGGCTTCCTGTGGCTGGCCTTCGACCGCGCCCTGTCGCAGGGCGCTCCCGGCTGTACCCGCTGA
- a CDS encoding HAD family hydrolase, translating into MRRTDSRGILFDLDGTLVDSLPDIIDSFLYAFPVHGFTSPTYAQVRELIGYPLDVMYARFAPEHGVPALCATYREHYARNFINRSRPYPGVKEALGTLRERGYLLAVATTKKSAFARRFVDAMGLNDVLHHVQGTDDFPHKPAPDVLHHALAALGTQGLWMVGDTTLDLKAGRAAGLRTYGVTWGTHPVEALADESPDELQPDLRRLLEHLPPLS; encoded by the coding sequence ATGCGCCGCACTGACTCCCGTGGAATCCTCTTCGACCTCGACGGCACGCTGGTGGACTCGCTGCCGGACATCATCGACAGCTTCCTGTACGCCTTCCCGGTGCACGGCTTCACGTCCCCCACCTACGCGCAGGTGCGGGAGCTCATCGGCTATCCGCTGGATGTGATGTACGCGCGCTTCGCGCCCGAGCACGGCGTGCCCGCACTGTGCGCCACCTACCGCGAGCACTACGCCCGCAACTTCATCAATCGCTCACGCCCCTATCCCGGCGTGAAGGAAGCGCTGGGGACGCTGCGGGAGCGCGGCTACCTGCTGGCGGTGGCCACGACGAAGAAGAGCGCGTTCGCCCGCCGCTTCGTGGACGCGATGGGACTCAACGACGTGCTGCATCACGTCCAGGGCACGGATGACTTCCCGCACAAGCCCGCGCCGGATGTGCTCCACCACGCGCTCGCCGCGCTGGGCACCCAGGGCCTGTGGATGGTGGGGGACACCACGCTGGACTTGAAGGCAGGCCGAGCCGCGGGCCTCCGCACCTACGGTGTCACCTGGGGCACGCACCCCGTGGAGGCGCTGGCGGACGAATCCCCCGATGAGCTCCAGCCCGACTTGCGGAGATTGCTGGAGCACCTTCCTCCCTTGTCGTGA